Genomic DNA from Phyllostomus discolor isolate MPI-MPIP mPhyDis1 chromosome 12, mPhyDis1.pri.v3, whole genome shotgun sequence:
cctCCTTATACGTGATACACGCTCATTCCTTCTCCAGACGCCTACATGTCTTAACTCATCCCAGCATCACCTCTACAGTCCACAGCCCAAATCGCGGCTGAGTACCACCCAAATCAGGCACGGGTGGGACTCCCAGCGGGGTTCCTCCAGAGGCAGCTGTGACCCCATGAACTTGCACAAGTCACGTGCTCCCAAGTGCGGGGTGGGGCAGGCGCTAGACAGGCCGCATTCtcaaagggagaaacagggaaggaGGTAGGGGTGACGGGTCCCCAGGAAGTCTGAAGACCCAGCAAGGAAATCCATGAGATCTCCGGGCTCCTGAATCATCTGTGTTGgctccaggctctgcccctcagGCCACCAGGACAGGAACCCCCCTCCCTGACTCACTAGGGTGGAGGTGCCTCCCTGCGGTTCCAGGGCAGTTGTCAgcccccagggctctgcccagAAGCCCCGTCTCCGCGGTTCTGGGTAGCCCTGTCCGAACGGCTCTGGGCGGAGGCCGTCTGGCCTCTTGGAAGCAATGGTCCCTTCTTCTGAAACCAAGGAAGCAGCCGTAGGCTGTCTGAATCGCCTTAGGAATCATTTCTTCCCTTGTGTTGCAGATAGCACGTGGTCTTGGCCAAATAACTGTatggtgtcatcctgcaaaaacCTCGAGGTCCGACAGCCTTCCtctatcccttcccacctcctccttcGGGGCAGAGCGGAAGTTTTCCTCTGGGGGTGGCTGGCTGAGCTCCAGTTCACACCTGTGCTCATTGCAGAGCGTCCCAAGTGGCCGCTTTGGCAGCATGCAGTATAGGTTGCGAGTTCCCCAAGTCGTTACATTCTGCTTCCTGTTTGCTTAACAATCCCGTCTTTTAAGTCATTCCTTTCTCTTAGAACTTTCCTATGAGCAGTCAGCAGGAGCCAAGCCATGCCTTTGACACTTTTTAAACGCTTTCAATAACCAGCTCCATTGCTGGCAAGCTCTGCCTTCCCGAGAACACTGGAACACGGGGTCTTTGCCACTTTGTTACCAGAAGCCCCTTTCCTCCAGTTTCCAGGAACGTGTTCCGAATTTCCGTCTGCGACCTTAGCAGAATGGCCGCGACCGTCCATGTTTCTGCCAGCGTCCCGGTCACGCCCCTCAGGGGCCCTCGGAGAAGACGGAGGCTCTTCCGTGGCAGCAAGGCTGTCTCCAGTTAAAGCGTGGCTTCTCCAAACTCCTCCTGTCTCCACCCATGACCCAGTTCCATGGCCACTCCCCGCCCAAGTTTCtctattagtcagggttctccggGGGAACAGAAACATGAGGTTCATACACACACGGCTTATTGGCATTTACTACATATAAATCATAGCCACGAATAAAGAGAGAtcaatatagccctggctggcgtagctcagtggattgagtgcgggctgcgaaccaaagtgtcgcaggttcgattcccagtcagggcacatgcctgggttgcaggccactgcccccagcaaccgcacattgatgtttctctctctctccccctcccttcccactctaaaaataaataaataaaatctttaaaaaagtacaaacttaaaaaaaaagaaaaaagaaagatcaatATGGAGATTTACTGTGAGGCATCATAGAGGCGGACAGGTGCCGTGCCgtgccatctgcaagctggacCCCTAGTAAGACCCGTGGAAGGAACCCTTCGGTGTCAGGCCCAAGGCCTGGGAACCAGGGACGCCAACGGTGTAAACCCCAGGCCGAAGGCTGGAGATGGGGAGGTGTCCCAGCTCAATCAAAAAAGGGGTGagttcctccttcctccaccttcagCCTTTCTGAATATTCAGGCCCTCAGCCACAGGGGTGAGGACGAGGCCTGCCCCcactggggagggcaggctgcTGGACCGAGCCCGCCCATTCCAACGCTGATCTCTTGGGAAATGATGTTTCATGTGGACACGCCAGTGGCCATGGCCAGTCCAGTCTGTACCAAATGACCCTTTTTTGAGGAGAGGGTCCGGACTGCATTTCAAGTTTTCTAGGTTCCAGCAAGAGGATATTCTAGAGCAAGTCTTTGGCCTTTGGCGGGAGCCTGTCTTCAGAAAAGGGCCTTCAGCGAGTTGACAAAAACTGTGGTGGGTGGGCGAGCACCTTCTCAGGCCAGACCACCTCATCTGGggtctcctccctcctccgcAGACGGCGGTGAGCAAGGAAGCGGCGGTAAAATGCAAAGTCCCTTGGGCGTTGGACCTTGGCGGAGTCCCAGCTGCCCCTCAGAGCGGCTGCCCGGGGACTGGCGCTTGCTTTGCATACTCCTGACCGGGTCCCACTTCCCTGACAACAGCCAAGGTAGGGGAAGGAGCCGCCTTCCTAGCCTTCTCCGAGAGGAAACTTGAACCCTGTTGGTTTTCTTTGTCCACTGTCGTCAGGCTAGGCAAGCGATTCTCTGTGGGGGGCTTTGGCAGCCGCCAAGGCCGAATTCTATGGAAACACCACTCCAAACAGAGTTACCCGGAGGAGCAGATCTCCAGAGACGGAAAGCAGATTGGCAGTTGCCTGGTCCCGGGGCTGGGAAGAGGGACTGGCTGAGAACGAGCCCTAGACATTTTCCGGAGTTGAGAGGAAATATTCCAAATTTGGGTGGTGGCTATAGTTGCACAATTCTAACTTCACTAAAAACTGTCACACTTAAAATGAGTACATTTTATAGTATATTCATTATGCTATAAagctgttacacacacacacacacacacactctctctctccctctctctctctctccaaatccCAGAATGGCACACAGATAGTTTTGAAGACTATAATacatgtttattcttttgttataaatagcaaaatgaaaaggttgagtaataaaaattttattgaaattagtCTGTCTTCGGATGCAGTAGATTACTCTGAGACAAACGTTGTGGATGTGTTGGAGAAAGCGAatacatttttgtgtatgttaaATTCCCCActgttttacttattgattttagagagagaggaaggggaagagagtgaaagagaaacattgatttgttgtcccacttatttatgcattcatgtgtgtgccccgactggggatcgaacccacaacctcggtgcCTTGGGGGTGACACTCTAACCagttgagctacctggccagcgCTTCCCTACTATTTTACTTTAGGCTGGAtggttttttgaggaaacttccaCAAGAGATACTTTATGATTCTAAATCATGTCCACATTCACCACTCAATTAACATTGCCGTATCTTCTTGCGCACAAAGCATCTTCCTGCCCCCGGGCCTTTGCACGGACCATGTCCTTGTCCTGCTGGATGATTCCCTGGATGGCCCATGGCCTACTGCCTCACATAGGTCCCTGCTCACACGTCACTTCCTCCAAGCAGCCCTTCCTGACCAGCCCATCTAAAAACAGCACAGTCACTATCCCTTTcccctactttctttttcttcattgcacGTAACCATTGTCTGACCTAACACGCTGGCCTTGCCACCGGAATGTTCACAAGGCAGGAACTTCATGCATAACaatgttcactgctgtatcctcagATTCAGGTGCATCATAATTGCTCGAGACATTTGTTGGATTAGTTGAGTAAATTGCAATGTAAGTATTTACCTCTTTTGCTCCTCGAACCAGACAGTAAATTCATGGAAGGCAGCCAAAGGCCCTGGCTGCTCATTTAGCTTCTCTAAGGCGACTCTGCGTGGATGACAGACATTCAGCGCAGACTTACTGAATGAACGAACGCTTGCAACATGTGTTACCAGGCTAACCAGCCAGCACTCCCTGCAGGTGACAAGAACAGCAATGCCTCACCCGTCGGCCCACACTGCACAAAGTACTTCTGTGTATATTAACGCATTTGCCGATGTCCTGCCAATATTGTAGCAGTCCTCCAGGGCTGCCTGAAGCAATGAGCGCTCAATACCACAAATGTGTGTTTCTGGAACGTAGTTTGTCACATGAATACTTTTCGGGTGAGTCTTAGACATTACTGGCATTTAATGTGTTCTTggacatctgaaaaaaaatatttgaaaagaccAAATCACGTTTAAAATAAACAGataggtaaaaatataaaaaaaaaagactatcttGACATACATGTGTGCCTGGAGAGATTTCTGGAAGACTGTTTAACAAAGTGTTCATCGTGGTTAATTCTAGATGGTGGAAatgtaatgtttattttgttccactttccatttttctcttttgaatttttaaaacaaattcaaaatcaTCCCAAGAATTCTATTTctgatggagggtgggggtgggtgggctgggggaaagtggggacaactgtattcaaacaataataaaagataaaaaaaaaaagagaaacctatTTCTATGcagtgctttatttttgtttaatttgtcAGGGTGAACAGCATACAAATgactcctcctcctttcctggcTATGTGATTCTCAGTATACAGCAAACCTCAGAAATTTTTAATACTGTCTGTAGCAAAGCAACAGCAAATACGAGGAACCAAAAGCCTACAGGGTTTTTTGTTAGGTTTTCCGTATTTACAGCCATGTTATTACCTCAGCAAGAAAACAGGTGGAGCAATGCTTCGTGGAGAGTTTTTCATCATTTGCCAAAAAACTTTCCAGGATATTGAGCTCCCAAAACAGAAGGCCGAAATCTGGCCCAGGGACTTGCTCCGGACTTTGGACCCACCTTAGAGGCAAACAGCAAATGTGCTCATTCTCCTTTTTGCTCCTGATGACTTGAAATACTTAACattaccttttccttttctttttaaccacAGGGATTGGGAAGACCGGCAAAGGACCACCTCGTGGAAAATCTCTGCTGATGTCAACAATGTATGGTCCTCTTTTGAGTGTGAAAGGTTCTGGCTTTTCTGTTGATTCGGAACTAAGGGCTTTCAAGGGTGTTAGTGCACCTTCGGGCAAGCGAGGTTTCTTTACACACCCAGCAGCGCGTGTCTGTCTCCGCGCCTGTGCATCCCTGAGTGCTTCTGCGTGTGTGGCTGTGTCAAGTGGGTTTTGAGCCCATGTCTCACACACTCAACGAAGATGCGAGTGCAGCCGTGCAGGTGAGCACAGGTTCCCCCCGTCTCGGGGTACGCTGTGGGGGATCATCCGCCAAAGCCGGCGGCTCTCCACCCGGGCGGGGCCGCGGCTGGGCGGGCGCAGGGCGCAGCGCGGCGGCCGGGCCGCGGGGACACCAGCGCAGCCAGCTTCCGGGCAGGGTGCAGGGCACGTGCTCGGGGTTCCGGAGGCGTCCGCTCGCTCCTGGGGGTGTGCTTAGAGCGGAGACGCCGGGAGGGGTCGGGACCCCAGAGGACGTCCGGAAGGCCCGCGGGCTGGGGAGGCGCCGTGGGCGGGGTGGTGCCTCCCACTATCCAGTCCCCCCCGGAGCTGACGGCCGCTTCCGTCCGGCCTCGCCCAGTCTCAGGGACGCGGAAACCGAGACCGCCGGCGGCGCGCGCGTGGGGGGCACCCGGACGCCCAGGTACGTGCCGCTCGGTCCCCGGCTGGCGCCGGGACGGTTGGGCCCGGCGGTTGCGGGCCCCACCGTGCCGCGGCTCGGCCTCTGTGACGCACGGCGCGGCCCCCGGGGCGGACCGGGCGGCGCGGCGCGGCGCGgcgcggggcggcgggggcggcgcgggggcggggcgggcgcgaACCGGGCGGAGCCgggagaggccccgcccccgggccggAGCAGCGAGGACGCTACGGAGCAGGCGCgtcccgccgccgctgccgccgccgccagtgccgccgccgccgctcacCCTTCTCCGGAGCCGCTGCCGCGGCCGCCATTTGCACGGGGACCCCGGTGACAGAGGCTCAGcagaggggcggagggagggggagggccgcGGAGCCCCCTAGGGCGGGAGCGACGCCGCCGGCGCCGGTCGGACTCCCTGCGCGACCGCGCCGCCCGCGGCGGGCCCcgagcagcagcggcggcggcggcggcggcagccgaGGCCGGGCGTGCGCCTgaggcgcggcggcggcggcccttCGGGCGGCGGGAGGGCGGGGGCAGCGGCCGCCGCCGTTTGATGGATCCGAGGATCGCCTGGTTCCAGCCAGAGCAGCTCGGACCGTCCAACAGTCTGTGGATGCAGATCTGGGAGACGACCCAGGGGCTGAGGAACCTCTACTTCAACCACCACTGTcacagcagcggcggcggcggcgcgagCAGcgggagcggcggcggcggcagcggcggcagctcGGGCAGCCCCGGCGGCGCGGCCCCGGCCGGCATGTACCGCTCCGGGGAGCGCCTGCTGGGCGGCCACGCGCAGCCCTCGGAGCAGCGGGACTTCCTGCCCCTGGAGAcgaccaacaacaacaacaaccaccaccagCCCGCGGCCTGGGCCCGCCGCGCGGCCGCGGGCCCCTCGGCGTCCCCGTCCCCCTCGGCGTCCCCGTCCCCGCACCCCGCGGCCGCCGTGCCCGCCGCGGAGCCCGCCGACCCGGCCTCGGGCAGCAGCAACAAGAGGAAGCGCGACAACAAGGCCAGCACCTACGGACTCAACTACAGCCTGCTGCAGCCCGGCGGAGCGCGGGCTGCGGGGGGCCGCGACGGCGGCGGGGGCGCGTACAGCGGGACCCCCTGGAAGCGGAGGAACTACAACCAGGGCGTCGTGGGGTGAGTGGGGACCCTGCGGCCTGGTGCCTTGGCCTTTGCACACGCGCAGCGGGGCACACGCCCAcagaagggggttggggggagctgggcgaggccaccccccccccccccgtggccaCCTTCGTTGCTGCTTCTCGGGGTGGACGTACATCCCTGGTCTGTCCACCATCCACACCTCCCGGTGACCCTCCTTAGCGGTCCacaccctccctcacctccctaaGTCATCTACACTCTTCCTCTTCGCCgccctcctcttctcccacccccttacccattcattctttcctcgtctcttcccccccttcccccaaacACACCTTCCCGACTGcctcctccagccctccccacctggctCCCGTCGTCACACCCCAAGAGGAGGTTGCTCAGCACGGGCAAATCATTAATTCCCCCAGAACATTCCTGTGTTAGTGCTTTTCGATGGAGCAGGACCTGGAGCTGCTTCGCTTGCCAAGAATAGAAACATCTAGaaagctcctccccctcctttcccccctccccctcccccccaatccCAGACAGGACTCGTCAGCTCAGTGAGGCTTCCCGCTATCCACCCTTTGGTCCATCCTTTCTGTATTCTAAAAAGCGTGCTGCCTTAGCGATGCCATATTCCGTGGAGAGTGAGGGATGGGGTGACAGTGAAGTTGAGGCTGGTGGAGTCGGTGAGCTCCTCTCCTGAGGCTGTAGAACTTTCTAGGAGTTCGTGGTCTTGGGCCCAGCCTCTGGTGGCAAAGTTGTCACCAGGCAGCCACAGCCAGCGCCGCTTGTCTGGGGGTGACTGGGTGCTGCTGGGGGAGGGTTGCACCACCAACGAGGGTGTTTAAAGTTCAGCCGTTACAAAATGCGATCTTACCTGACCCCTGGTGAGTTCTGTCCAGAAGCAGCTGGACTTCCTTTCTGGGGCAGCCCCTGTGCAAGGGTAGGTCAccgagtgagtgtgtgtgtgtgtgtgtgtgcgcgcgcgcgtgccTTGAGTATGGGGAATGAGCTTTTCACATTGCTTCTCGATTCCCAGATCCTGGTTTACCTGGGACCCCAGTAGGCAGATGAAATCACTGTTTGTAATCCCGAGTGAAACCTTTTCCTAGGCTCCCCCGTGCCGCCGCGCCCTGCTTTGGCAAGCTGAGACAGGGGCGCGGGTCCCGGGGAAATGAGTGGGTGGGTTCCATCTGCCTCCAGTGGGCCGCTGTCTGCCCCATGCGCCTGTTACAGCTGACACCTTTTATGGAGGATGCAGTGGATCCTGGCAGGCCTGTCCCCACTCCCCGGTGGGGAGCCCGTGGGGTTGAGTCTGGCGCTACCTTCCAGGGCGCTCTCCATGGTCAGGGTGTTTTTATGAAAGGCTCCTGGGCCCTTCCTGTTGGTGTTTCCGAAGTGGAGTGTGAACCGGTGGCCTAGTGACAGGCAAACGGACGTGGAGGGGCTCTGCCGGTGTCATTTCACAGGGTCAGAGTGCTCCGGAGCCGTGGTCGCTGTCGGCTAAAACCTTGAAGTTCCCCGGTTGCGTTCTACTGGACCCTCTGCACGGGTGTCTTGCAGAGACGCCTGATAGAGCCCAAAGTGCCGGCTGCCCCTTTCTGAGAATCAGAAATCGTCCTCTCGGCTGCCTGCTGCTTGCTGCCGAGGATGCTGCCGGAGGGTCACACTTGAACTTAGGTGGAAGCAGTTTGGTTCTGCCCCCGAGTCGAATGTTATGTTacccctggggtgtgggggggtggtagAGAGAGGAATTTCTGTTTCCCAGAGGGGTTGCTCTTTGAAAACTGCTGACCACTTTCCCGGACTTGCCGTTTTGGGGCCGCCTCCCTTGGACGATGTCAGCAGTTCAGACTTTTCTCATTTCGTCAGGTGTTTCCCCAGCATTTTCGTAAGAGCATCTGGGTGGTTAAAACTTCAGACGTTGGATCCTTATTCCTCAAGTTTGCTGaagctttgctattttttttttaagattttatttacttatttttagagaggggagggagagagagagagagagagaaagagaaagagaaagagaaacatcaatgtacggttgctgggggttatggcccgaaacccaggcatgtaccctggctgggaatcgaacctgcgacactttggttcgcagcccgcgctcaatccactgagctacaccagccagggctgctttgctATTTTTAATTCGGATATTTAAGAAATCCGAGTTCAGAGTGCTACCTTACGCTGTTCCCCGAGACTAAGTACAGTGAAACGGTTACCAGCACGCTGCGTCCTCGGCCTGTGACTGCCGTTGAGCTAACAGGTCGGCCGGTCGGGGCAGTCCCGGGCCCCAGTGGGGGAGCAGAGGAAAAGCACGCACACAGTGGACTAGAACCTTGGGGACAGCGGCATCCCCTCTCTCGAGTCTGAGTTTCTCGGCAAGTCTTCCCCGCGGCCGGACTGGTGACCGGCTGGCCGCCCGAACACTGCAGGGTGCAGGTCAGACTCCCCGCTTCTCTGTCGCCCGGGGTTCTGGGCATTTTTGGTTCCTCCTCTGAACTCTCGCAGTGCTTGCTCCGTGCTGGCGGAGTAGCTTGCCGGTGTTTACTTTTCCTCTGAGGTGTATGTTTGTCCTGAGCCACTCGGTCACGAGCGAAGAGGGACATTTCTTAAACGTAGATTCAGGTGCTTGGATTTCTTCATCCTGGAGTCTCTGTAGTCCTCCTGCAAAGCTGGCCTCCCCTGGCTCGCCACCCCGGCCTGCTTCCTGCTCCGAGCGCCCAGGGAACCCCTTcgctttccttttcctctttctgaggCCGCTTTCACTTACTCTGCCTCGTGGGGATCACTTCCCTCCGAGGCTCACAGTCCGCCTGCTTCCTCTGGCTGTCCACGAAAGTGAGCCCTGAGCGCCGTTCTTCTCGAAGGTTTCACGGTTGAccaccctggaggaggaggacgtGAACGAGCCAGGAACCGTAGGGAGATGCAGAGCCCCGGGTCCGAGCCCACGTGTGCAGAAACTGCTTGTGAGGGGTGCTCGGTGCCCATCCAGGCTCAGGAGGAAAGGTCTGGGTTGGCTGCACTGCcaagtctggagacattttttcaaGGCGTGGATAGCCGTTTAAAGTTATGTTTCGGAATACACGTTTGATCAGGAGGCATCAAGAGGACCCCCTTGGGAAACCTCGGGTTAAGGAATAAtctctttttacaaaaaaaaaagtaaaaacattaatttttttagagaggaagggaaagagaaaaatgtagatTTGTTTCTCCACtgctcatgcattcattggttgattcttctatgtgccccgactggggttTGAACCTGTAACCCTGATGTATTGGGCTCATGCTCCAACCAATTTAGCTACCCCTCCAGGGCTGGAATGATCTCTTGAACGGGATGCTggggtgggaagagaaaaaagaacgGATGTTGGTGCTTAAAGGCGAGGATGGAGAGGGCTCGGAACCCCTTCGTGGGTCTCAGCATCACCCACAGCCTTGACCTTCAGAAGTGACTGGGAAAACGTCAGTGTTgttaatggggaaaataaaagggTGAAGTTGAGGGGGAGCTGTCCAGCAGGGAGTTGAAATTTGTGGGGTGAATGTAGCCGCTCTTTCTGCCGTGGGGCTGCGTCTTTCCTTGTGTCCCCTGTCCCTCTGCCACAGCCAGTCCAAGGTGCTGGTGCTCCTCTTCAGCGTGGTGGCCCCTCTCTGCTTGTTTCCACGGCGCAGGACCAGCGAGACTGGCGGTGGTGCTGAGCGCCGAAGTGACCGGCCGGGCAATTTAACACGGGTTGGGTATGAAAGAGTTTAGAGGCCTGTTGCACGTGCTTGCTGCGAAGGTCGCTCCTGTGCGTGTGCAGATGCAGCCCACAGTAATTCCTCAGTGAGGCAGAACCTCCAGGCTATTGCATTTCGCCGCACTGGGTACTGTGAAACGTGCTCTCAAGAGGACATTCCGTTTTCTACAGTGTAGCGTCTGCACTAGCAGGGTAATTCAGATCTGAGCATTTGTCAAAGTCTGGTGTACTGCGTTCAGCTGAGTTGCATTCGGCCACAACTCATCTTCTACCTGAGACCAGTGGCTAGCGAGCAACCACGGTCGCTGTCAGAGTCGTGGGCATTTCAGGATGTGGGATCTTTTTCAGCCTCCACTGAGTGTGCAGCTATTGGAACAGGGAGCGAATGGTTTTTCAGCGCCTGCCCTGTGCTCGCACGGCGGGGTCAGGAGAGGGAGGATGTGAAAGGGGCGCTGGGAAGGCAGGCAAGTGAGTTAGGACGGTCCTGGTCCTGGGTGCCTGTTGGCCTGGGGTCCCACCTTCATCCAGGGAAGCCTGGTGTTAGCAGCCCGGAGGGCCTGTGGGAGGAAGATTCAAAGGCACCTTTGCTGGTATTGGATTGATCAGATACACTTGTGGTTAGATGTTCTCATACCTGctgaaactgagaaaaatttaagccattttttttttaagtggaaaatagaaaaacaagctATTACGTGATTTCACTCAGCTTTTTATTCTCCCGTCTGTTGAATCCATTAGAGTAACGTGTAGTGGAGGAAACTATTTCAGGATCACGCCCACAGCACTGGAGAGAGTGTGTATTAATCAGCAACGCATACACGTAGGTACGGGGTAATCTTGAAAGGGCGATAGGCCAGAGAGGATGCTTATCTGGAGGATTCGGGCCCAGCCCCTAGCAGCCGGTCGGAGACCCCGGTCCCGGCTCTTtcctgcagagctggctgggacAGCCCGGCCTGCCTGGGGGGCTCGAGGGACACAGGAGAATGTGCCCCCCTCAGAGCTTTTGCCAAGGACTCAGCTGCTGCAGACCACCACAGCGGCTTCAGATTCATTTTACCACTTTTAAAATGACCTGGGGTTagctgtggctggtgtagctccgtggggtggagtgcaggcctgtgaaccaaagggtcacaggttcgattcccagtcagggcacatgcctgggctgcaggccaggtccccagtagggggcgtgtgcgagaggcaaccacacatcgatgtttctctctctcttcatcccttcccctctctttaaaaataaatacagtcttttaaaaataaaatgacatgggGTTGTATTTTTCTTAGACAGTGTTTATTGAAGTTGAGGATGGCCTTCTGAGCTAGACTTTTCATTAGCTTGGACGCAGATAGCAGGGGAAGCATTTATTTCCGTCCCGTGACTGGTGACGTAAGGGACTGTTGCATGCTTGGGGCTTGGGGCCGTGATGGAAATTCGAGTTACagattttgaagggaaaaaaacaccgCACGTGGGGTCACTTACATTGTGCACTGGCCCCTCGATCACGTGAACGTTCCAAGTCTGAAACGGTTCTCGCCGTGCGCATGAGCGGTGTCCCACAGTGTCTGGTGACTAAACTCGGGATTCTGGCTTAGCCCTTGCTTTCTGCCCAAGCCGGCCCCACGGCGCGGAAACCTGTGTGTTCAGATCGCTCCGTGACACCACAGTGCTCACGGTCGCCTGCACACGCTGCCACGTTCCGGTCGTTCTGTGATAGCCCCAGCTGAGATTATATCGGTTTTtggttttttcaattttatatttcattttgaaatacagAGTTGCAGAAATTTGCAAGAGATAGTACAGGAAGACCCCTTCAGCTACTTTGCAGCCACAGCATCTCGCATCGCTGCAGTTtgatatcaaaaccaggaaactgaCACATGTTCATCCGCAGCCTCGTTCAGAGTCCGCCGGTGTTACCAGCACTCACGTGTTGTGTCGTGTTGTGTCGCTTACAGCTTAAAAGGGCCAAATTTTCAAGGTTGACTTTGGTTTTACTCTTAGCGACATCATTTTAactctttgttttctctgtgacGTTCTGGGCAGCGCTTCCCGGACGTGCCCCTCTTTCCTTAGAAGCCAGCGGGAGGCACAGCGGGATGCCGTTCTCCAAAAACACACGGAGGGACCGCTGCAGAGTTGCTTTCAAAACGGAGAGCTCTGTCCTTTCGTGTGTTAAGAGTGAGCCTTGTTTTCCGTTGTCTTGGCTCTTGTCGGGAGAGCCCCGTGGTTGGTGGTGGTTTGGGGTGGTGCGCGGAGTCAGGCTCGTCTCTTGCGGGAGTTTTACATCTGAACAGCCAGCGCCTTCAGACGGTGTAGAATAAGCACCTCGATCTTCTAGGCGACCCTCTACAAGACTGCGCTTCGCTGGCACCGTTCTCTGcactgggaggggcagggtctCTTGCTTTCCCCTTACCAGCTCCTTGTAGTCGCTGCTTTGCAGTTGTCGGAGTGG
This window encodes:
- the LOC118497816 gene encoding translation initiation factor IF-2-like codes for the protein MRVQPCSLRDAETETAGGARVGGTRTPRYVPLGPRLAPGRLGPAVAGPTVPRLGLCDARRGPRGGPGGAARRGAGRRGRRGGGAGANRAEPGEAPPPGRSSEDATEQARPAAAAAAASAAAAAHPSPEPLPRPPFARGPR